A genomic stretch from Desulforegula conservatrix Mb1Pa includes:
- a CDS encoding NADH:flavin oxidoreductase: MAAKKSLSSATVGGIEVKNRIFRSATHEGFADKNKVSDRLIQMYRDLSAGGVGLIITGYVNVSNTDNPGPHTVTLTDDSCIPGLQKLAETVHQHGSRIVAQLNHATSQIFSVPKGTVYGPSDVADPATGIKPVPFTTEQIRELVKEFGEAALRAKKAGYDGVQIHGAHGYLLSKFLSPLFNTRTDEYGGSPEKNRKVALDVLEEIKNKCGNNFPVWIKLNCSDFDHAGAGLDTEEFIEVARALAEKGIDAIEVSGGTFAGKFTPCRSKKHSAYHLNEAKMLLEAVSVPVILVGGLKNIDSIDQILSETDIEAVSMSRPFIREPDLVKRWMNGDRKDATCISCNGCFNPKGTQCFFNLSEDDKAVQKEIMKFMSFGKKE, encoded by the coding sequence TCAGCCACACACGAAGGATTCGCAGATAAGAACAAAGTCAGTGACCGGCTAATCCAGATGTACAGGGATCTTTCAGCGGGCGGGGTCGGACTGATAATCACCGGCTATGTCAACGTTTCCAATACCGATAATCCAGGGCCGCATACAGTTACTTTGACAGATGATTCATGCATACCTGGTCTTCAGAAGCTGGCTGAAACCGTTCATCAACATGGAAGCAGAATCGTCGCCCAGCTGAATCATGCGACCTCACAGATTTTTTCGGTGCCAAAAGGGACTGTTTACGGGCCTTCTGATGTTGCTGATCCCGCCACAGGCATAAAGCCGGTTCCGTTTACAACAGAGCAAATCAGGGAGCTGGTAAAGGAATTTGGTGAGGCGGCCTTGCGTGCAAAGAAAGCAGGTTATGACGGAGTTCAGATTCATGGGGCCCACGGCTATCTTTTGAGCAAATTTCTAAGCCCTTTATTCAACACAAGAACCGATGAATACGGCGGTTCTCCAGAAAAAAACAGAAAAGTTGCTCTGGATGTTTTGGAAGAGATCAAGAACAAATGCGGAAATAATTTTCCTGTCTGGATCAAGCTTAACTGTTCTGACTTTGATCACGCTGGTGCAGGGCTTGACACCGAGGAATTTATTGAGGTCGCAAGGGCTCTTGCAGAGAAAGGAATCGACGCCATTGAAGTAAGCGGTGGGACATTTGCGGGTAAGTTTACTCCGTGCCGTTCCAAAAAGCATTCGGCATATCATCTTAACGAGGCAAAAATGCTTCTTGAAGCCGTCAGCGTGCCTGTGATCCTGGTTGGTGGCTTGAAGAACATTGACTCAATTGATCAGATTCTATCTGAAACAGACATCGAGGCTGTGTCGATGTCGCGTCCTTTCATCAGGGAACCTGATCTTGTAAAGAGATGGATGAACGGCGATCGTAAGGATGCTACCTGCATTTCATGCAATGGCTGTTTCAATCCAAAGGGAACCCAGTGTTTCTTTAATCTTTCAGAAGATGATAAGGCTGTGCAGAAAGAAATAATGAAATTCATGAGTTTCGGCAAAAAGGAATGA